The following are encoded together in the Cheilinus undulatus linkage group 3, ASM1832078v1, whole genome shotgun sequence genome:
- the si:ch211-157b11.8 gene encoding fibroleukin gives MIPFGSLSLLCLLSLYVGALLSSDASPACTRPPCRDTLVAVPNQPGAGAGVSTGACEGQTGTAACRMGVSLPAIASLPRRVEHRQDFSHVQPKTGGVKERLVQLQRCMRSLQETGGPWSHRGQDSDSLGAILALMAAVLTECDLHCHSQALGVMAKRLESAAVGREGEKDLLLFLKSITQHPPTVPPLERLHPQDCAEIYKLGIKENGIYTIQPDLHRPALEAKCDMETAGGGWTVIQNRQDGSVDFNRTWQEYREGFGSPQGELWLGNAALHGLTSTGQHLVRIELEDWHQQKRHAIYNNFKVASEAQRYRLTAREYSGDAGNALSYSKRYNHDGRSFSTADRDNDRYAAGNCGQYYGAGWWFDACLAANLNGRYYRGRYSGVTNGIYWGTWYILTDGRTGERYSFKRVEMKIRPKNFAGTS, from the exons ATGATTCCATTTGGTTCTCTTAGtttgctctgtctgctgtctctGTATGTGGGAGCTCTGCTGTCCTCAGACGCTTCTCCGGCCTGCACGCGCCCTCCCTGCAGGGACACCCTGGTAGCTGTGCCCAACCAGCCAGGGGCAGGAGCAGGAGTCAGCACAGGGGCCTGTGAGGGTCAAACTGGGACAGCAGCCTGCAGGATGGGGGTCTCACTCCCAGCCATCGCCAGTTTACCTCGAAGGGTGGAGCACAGGCAGGATTTCTCTCATGTACAACCAAAG ACTGGAGGTGTGAAAGAGCGTCTCGTTCAGCTGCAGCGCTGCATGCGCTCTCTCCAGGAAACAGGGGGCCCCTGGAGTCACAGAGGCCAGGACAGTGACTCTCTAGGGGCCATCCTAGCCCTGATGGCAGCTGTACTGACAGAGTGTGACCTCCACTGTCACAGCCAGGCCCTTGGGGTGATGGCAAAACGACTGG AGAGTGCAGCCGTgggaagagagggggagaaggaTCTGCTGCTATTCCTGAAGAGCATCACACAACATCCACCCACAG TCCCCCCATTAGAGAGACTACATCCACAGGACTGTGCAGAGATTTACAAGCTTGGGATCAAAGAGAATGGCATCTACACCATCCAGCCAGACCTGCACAGGCCAGCTTTAGAG GCTAAATGTGACATGGAGACGGCGGGTGGTGGGTGGACAGTGATCCAGAATCGTCAGGATGGCTCAGTGGATTTCAACAGGACATGGCAGGAATACCGAGAGGGCTTTGGCAGTCCACAGGGAGAGCTGTGGCTTGGGAACGCAGCACTTCATGGCCTCACCTCCACTGGCCAACACCTAGTGCGCATCGAGCTGGAGGACTGGCACCAGCAAAAGCGCCATGCTATCTACAACAACTTCAAAGTGGCCTCAGAGGCTCAGAG GTATCGTCTCACAGCGCGGGAGTACTCCGGTGACGCAGGCAACGCTCTGAGCTACAGCAAACGTTACAACCATGATGGCAGATCTTTCAGCACCGCTGACCGAGACAACGACCGTTACGCAGCCGGTAATTGTGGTCAGTACTACGGTGCAGGATGGTGGTTTGATGCTTGTCTGGCAGCAAACTTAAATGGACGGTATTACCGCGGGCGCTATAGTGGGGTGACCAACGGTATTTACTGGGGGACGTGGTATATCCTGACAGATGGGAGGACAGGAGAGCGCTACTCCTTTAAGAGGGTGGAGATGAAGATAAGACCCAAGAACTTTGCAGGAACATCctaa